From Skermanella sp. TT6, a single genomic window includes:
- a CDS encoding ABC transporter transmembrane domain-containing protein, with the protein MFRNKNNAEATSGQGPVQRRDLGPLRQLIPFLKPYRLAIAGAVVALVVAAATVLGLGAGLRALVDQGFAAGNAGLLDQALLVMLGVIFILAASTFGRFYLVSWIGERVVADLRRAVFDHVVRLSPAFFESTRTGEILSRLTTDTTVLQVVVGSTVSIALRNLLLLAGGSVMLVITSPKLTGLVFLVVPLVVVPIVVFGRRVRKLSRESQDRVADVGSFVDETLGAIRTVQAYGHEDAERRNFGTRVEEAFDVAVRRVRVRAILTVIVIVMVFGAIGTILWVGGHDVLAGRLSGGDLSAFVFYAVVVAGSVGAISEVIGDLQRAAGATERLFDLMATAPQITAPADPAPLPVPVRGAVAFDAVRFHYPSRPDDAALDAFSLSVEPGETVALVGPSGAGKTTVFQLLLRFYDPRDGRVLVDGVDVRTADPAEVRARIGLVPQDPVIFSTSARENIRYGRLDASDDEVRAAAEAAHALDFLEQLPDGLDTYLGERGVRLSGGQRQRVAIARAILRNPPILLLDEATSALDAESERVVQAALERLMENRTTLIIAHRLSTVLNADRIAVMDGGRLVATGSHSELIRQGGLYARLASLQFDRREDDGQSLALRGVAE; encoded by the coding sequence GTGTTTCGAAATAAGAACAATGCTGAGGCCACGTCCGGCCAGGGGCCTGTCCAGCGCCGCGACCTCGGCCCGCTGCGCCAGCTCATCCCGTTCCTGAAACCGTACCGCCTGGCGATCGCCGGCGCCGTCGTGGCGCTGGTCGTCGCGGCCGCCACGGTGCTGGGACTGGGAGCCGGCCTGCGCGCCCTGGTCGACCAGGGTTTCGCCGCCGGGAACGCCGGGCTGCTGGACCAGGCTCTGCTGGTCATGCTGGGCGTCATATTCATCCTGGCGGCCTCCACCTTCGGGCGGTTCTACCTGGTCTCCTGGATCGGCGAGCGGGTCGTCGCCGACCTGCGCCGGGCCGTGTTCGACCACGTGGTCAGGCTGAGCCCCGCCTTCTTCGAATCCACGCGCACGGGCGAGATCCTGTCGCGGCTGACCACCGACACCACCGTGCTCCAGGTCGTGGTCGGATCCACGGTGTCGATCGCGCTGCGCAACCTTCTGCTGCTGGCCGGCGGATCGGTGATGCTGGTGATCACCAGCCCGAAGCTGACCGGCCTCGTCTTCCTGGTCGTGCCGCTGGTGGTGGTCCCGATCGTCGTGTTCGGCCGCCGGGTGCGCAAGCTGTCGCGCGAGAGCCAGGACCGCGTCGCCGATGTCGGCTCCTTCGTGGACGAGACGCTGGGCGCCATCCGCACCGTCCAGGCCTATGGTCACGAGGACGCGGAACGGCGCAACTTCGGCACCCGGGTGGAAGAGGCCTTCGACGTGGCGGTCCGCCGGGTGCGCGTGCGGGCGATCCTGACGGTCATCGTCATCGTCATGGTGTTCGGCGCGATCGGCACCATCCTGTGGGTCGGCGGCCATGACGTGCTGGCCGGCCGCCTGTCCGGCGGCGACCTCTCCGCCTTCGTCTTCTACGCGGTCGTCGTCGCCGGGTCGGTCGGCGCCATCAGCGAGGTGATCGGCGACCTCCAGCGCGCGGCCGGGGCGACCGAGCGGCTGTTCGACCTGATGGCGACCGCGCCGCAGATCACGGCGCCCGCCGATCCGGCCCCGCTGCCGGTACCGGTGAGGGGCGCCGTCGCCTTCGATGCCGTCCGCTTCCATTACCCCTCGCGTCCGGACGACGCGGCGCTCGACGCCTTCAGCCTGTCGGTCGAGCCGGGCGAGACGGTCGCCCTGGTCGGACCGAGCGGCGCCGGCAAGACGACGGTCTTCCAGCTCCTGCTGCGCTTCTACGATCCGCGCGACGGCCGCGTCCTGGTCGACGGCGTCGACGTCAGGACGGCGGACCCGGCCGAGGTTCGCGCCCGGATCGGGCTGGTGCCCCAGGATCCGGTGATCTTCTCCACCAGCGCCCGCGAGAACATCCGCTACGGCCGGCTCGATGCCAGCGACGACGAGGTGCGTGCCGCGGCGGAGGCGGCGCACGCGCTGGACTTCCTGGAGCAGCTGCCGGACGGGCTGGATACCTATCTGGGCGAGCGGGGCGTCAGGCTGTCGGGCGGCCAGCGCCAGCGCGTCGCCATCGCGCGAGCCATCCTGCGCAATCCGCCGATCCTGCTGCTGGACGAGGCGACCTCGGCCCTGGACGCGGAAAGCGAGCGAGTCGTCCAGGCGGCGCTGGAGCGGCTGATGGAGAACCGGACCACCCTGATCATCGCCCACCGCCTTTCGACGGTGCTCAACGCGGATCGCATCGCGGTCATGGATGGCGGACGGCTGGTTGCAACCGGGAGTCATTCCGAACTGATCCGTCAGGGCGGTTTGTACGCGCGCCTCGCGTCGCTCCAGTTCGACCGTCGCGAGGATGACGGGCAATCCCTTGCCTTGCGCGGCGTAGCGGAGTAG
- the rpmE gene encoding 50S ribosomal protein L31, producing MKKDIHPDYHEINVVMTDGSSFQTRSTWGKAGDTLRLDIDPKSHPAWTGVQKLLDTGGQIAKFNKRFGSFGLKK from the coding sequence ATGAAGAAAGACATCCATCCGGACTATCACGAGATCAACGTCGTCATGACCGACGGAAGCTCGTTCCAGACCCGGAGCACCTGGGGCAAGGCTGGCGACACGCTGCGCCTGGACATCGATCCGAAGTCGCATCCGGCTTGGACCGGCGTGCAGAAGCTGCTCGACACCGGCGGCCAGATCGCGAAGTTCAACAAGCGCTTCGGCAGCTTCGGCCTGAAGAAGTAA
- a CDS encoding NADP-dependent oxidoreductase, whose translation MSDTMKAVRFHGFGGPEVLRYETAARPEPTAGEVLVRVRAAGLNPPDLYLREGYRMLPPEWQPPVRFPAIPGTDISGVVEAVAEDIVGFSVGDEVYSMVRFPGGLAGDSSAYAEYVSVPASELAPKPASIDHVQAAGAPMSLLTAWQFLVDPGHDEPNPLQPDRHVPVPLENRTVLVNGAAGGVGHLAVQVAKWRGARVIAVASGRHEALLRELGADEFIDYTQTAPETVVRGADLVIDTVGGPKAGRFLRTLKRGGALFPIFPLGFSGAEEAAKLGVTVSTTQVRSSGAQLDDVGRLLDDGTLRVVIDSTYPLSQARQAHERAARGHVQGKIVLTVE comes from the coding sequence GTGAGCGATACGATGAAGGCGGTCCGTTTCCATGGGTTCGGCGGCCCCGAGGTGCTGCGGTACGAGACCGCTGCGAGGCCCGAGCCGACGGCCGGCGAGGTGCTCGTCCGCGTTCGCGCGGCCGGTCTCAATCCGCCCGACCTGTACCTGCGGGAAGGTTACAGGATGCTCCCTCCCGAGTGGCAGCCGCCGGTGCGGTTCCCCGCCATCCCGGGGACCGACATCTCCGGCGTGGTCGAGGCCGTCGCCGAGGACATCGTCGGCTTCTCCGTCGGGGATGAAGTCTATTCCATGGTGCGCTTCCCCGGCGGCCTCGCGGGGGACAGCAGTGCCTATGCCGAGTATGTGAGCGTGCCGGCGTCGGAACTCGCACCCAAGCCGGCAAGCATCGATCACGTGCAGGCCGCCGGAGCCCCCATGTCGTTGCTCACGGCATGGCAGTTCCTGGTCGATCCCGGGCACGACGAGCCGAACCCGCTTCAGCCGGACCGGCATGTGCCGGTGCCGCTCGAGAACAGGACCGTTCTCGTGAACGGGGCCGCCGGCGGCGTGGGGCACCTCGCGGTGCAGGTGGCGAAGTGGCGGGGTGCGCGCGTCATCGCCGTGGCGTCGGGCAGGCACGAGGCGCTTCTGCGCGAACTCGGCGCCGACGAGTTCATCGACTACACCCAGACCGCGCCGGAGACCGTCGTCCGCGGCGCCGACCTCGTCATCGACACGGTGGGCGGGCCGAAAGCCGGCCGGTTCCTTCGCACCCTGAAACGGGGCGGCGCGCTGTTCCCGATCTTTCCGCTGGGCTTCTCCGGCGCCGAGGAGGCCGCGAAGCTGGGCGTGACGGTCTCGACCACCCAGGTCCGATCAAGCGGCGCGCAGTTGGACGATGTCGGGCGCCTGCTCGATGACGGCACCCTCCGGGTCGTCATAGACAGCACCTATCCGCTCTCCCAGGCGCGTCAGGCCCACGAGCGGGCCGCGAGGGGCCACGTGCAGGGGAAGATCGTGCTGACCGTCGAGTGA
- a CDS encoding LysR family transcriptional regulator: protein MGSHVVGGVGIDNRGKLRFYCAMTEQIQLERLTGLIAFARAGSMGSFTAAARSLSISPSAVSKSVQRLEQRLGVSLFTRTTRSLTLTPEGRELHRLALKLLHDAEAIEQAAMAARSEPSGTLRISASLPVGMHVIAPALPEFRRLHPRVTIDLRLNDRIVDIVEQGIDVAVRIGELADSRLLSRRLAPHRLCAFASPDYLAARGTPLHPDDLEGHDTVNLRYQSTGQAFRWPFRMGKRTIEIMPPSGVVVDASDALVAMLAAGGGIGIAATFVAAPHVARGDLVPVLSDFAVERDNITALWPESRNTNPAVRAFIVRLQEIFRERMSAAATPPA from the coding sequence ATGGGCAGCCATGTGGTCGGCGGAGTGGGGATTGATAATCGAGGCAAGCTTCGGTTCTATTGTGCCATGACGGAACAAATCCAACTGGAACGGCTGACCGGCCTGATAGCATTCGCCCGCGCCGGATCGATGGGCAGCTTCACCGCGGCTGCGCGTTCGCTATCCATTTCTCCTTCGGCCGTCAGCAAGAGCGTGCAGCGGCTCGAGCAGCGTCTGGGCGTGTCTCTCTTCACCCGCACGACCCGCTCGCTGACGCTCACGCCGGAGGGACGCGAACTGCATCGACTCGCGCTCAAACTGCTGCACGATGCGGAAGCCATCGAGCAGGCCGCGATGGCGGCGCGGTCCGAGCCGTCGGGCACCCTGCGGATTTCCGCGTCGCTCCCGGTCGGCATGCATGTGATCGCGCCGGCCCTGCCGGAATTCCGGAGACTTCATCCCAGGGTGACGATCGATCTGCGGCTGAACGACCGGATCGTCGATATCGTCGAGCAAGGCATCGACGTCGCGGTGCGGATCGGGGAACTCGCCGATTCACGGCTTCTGTCGCGCCGGCTTGCGCCGCACCGGCTCTGCGCCTTCGCATCGCCGGACTATCTCGCGGCACGCGGCACCCCGTTGCATCCGGATGACCTGGAGGGGCACGACACCGTCAATCTCCGCTACCAGAGCACGGGCCAGGCTTTTCGCTGGCCTTTCCGGATGGGGAAAAGAACGATCGAGATCATGCCGCCGTCCGGCGTCGTCGTCGATGCGAGCGATGCGCTGGTCGCGATGCTCGCGGCGGGAGGCGGGATCGGCATCGCCGCGACTTTCGTGGCGGCGCCCCACGTGGCGCGCGGGGATCTGGTTCCGGTGCTGTCCGACTTCGCCGTCGAGCGGGACAACATAACCGCGCTCTGGCCGGAAAGCCGCAATACCAACCCTGCCGTGCGCGCCTTCATCGTCCGATTGCAGGAGATCTTCCGCGAGCGGATGTCGGCCGCGGCCACGCCGCCGGCCTGA
- a CDS encoding DUF1465 family protein → MSGPTAFFNRTYDETMALLIEARNYIAYNEAADQRGLPPQVRLQVSYESLRVTSRLTQVMAWLLAQKAVHAGELTAQQVATEEYALAGGDVCTDPSGPDNQELPAGLRSLLERSYKLYMRVARLDEQVRRNVA, encoded by the coding sequence GTGAGCGGCCCGACAGCCTTCTTCAATCGTACATACGACGAGACGATGGCGCTGCTCATCGAGGCGAGGAACTACATCGCCTACAACGAGGCGGCCGACCAGCGCGGGCTGCCGCCCCAGGTCCGGCTTCAGGTCAGCTACGAATCCCTGCGGGTGACCAGCCGCCTGACCCAGGTGATGGCCTGGCTGCTGGCACAGAAGGCAGTGCATGCCGGCGAGCTCACGGCGCAGCAGGTCGCGACCGAGGAATACGCCCTGGCCGGCGGCGACGTCTGCACCGACCCTTCGGGCCCCGACAACCAGGAGCTTCCCGCCGGCCTGCGCAGCCTGCTGGAGCGAAGCTACAAGCTGTACATGCGGGTCGCCCGCCTGGACGAGCAGGTCCGGCGCAACGTCGCCTGA
- a CDS encoding Hsp20 family protein gives MRTYDLSPLFRSSVGFDRMTRVLESALKVDDSALSYPPYNIEKLSDDAYRITMAVAGFGAEDLEITSQENLLVITGKTKNDAENGQYLYRGIAGRAFERRFQLADHIKVTGANLANGLLNVELVREIPEAMKPRTIKIASAAPSQVLEHKQSDQQQAA, from the coding sequence ATGCGCACCTATGATCTGTCGCCGTTGTTCCGTTCTTCCGTCGGCTTCGACCGCATGACCCGTGTCCTGGAGTCCGCGCTCAAGGTCGATGACTCAGCCCTGTCCTATCCTCCGTACAACATCGAGAAGCTGTCCGACGACGCCTACCGCATCACGATGGCGGTCGCCGGCTTCGGTGCCGAGGATCTGGAGATCACCTCGCAGGAAAATCTGCTTGTGATCACTGGTAAAACTAAGAATGACGCGGAAAACGGCCAATACCTCTATCGCGGTATCGCAGGACGGGCATTCGAGCGCCGCTTCCAGCTAGCCGACCACATCAAGGTGACTGGCGCCAATTTGGCGAACGGTCTCCTGAACGTGGAACTCGTCCGCGAAATCCCGGAGGCGATGAAGCCCCGCACGATCAAGATCGCTTCGGCCGCTCCGTCCCAGGTGCTGGAGCACAAGCAGTCCGATCAGCAGCAGGCCGCGTGA
- a CDS encoding acyl-CoA thioesterase gives MTAAIETREDYRHFLAIPTRWMDNDIYGHVNNVVYYSYFDTVINGYLIREGGFDIHAAPVIGVAVETMCKFRKSLVFPQTVDAGLRVGKLGNSSVRYEVGLFAEGDGEPAASGHFVHVFVERSTMRPVPIPDALRACMERLLVA, from the coding sequence GTGACTGCTGCGATCGAAACCCGGGAGGATTACCGGCATTTCCTGGCCATCCCGACGCGCTGGATGGACAACGACATCTACGGCCACGTCAACAACGTGGTCTATTACTCGTACTTCGACACGGTCATCAACGGCTACCTGATCCGGGAAGGCGGCTTCGACATCCATGCCGCGCCGGTCATCGGCGTGGCGGTCGAGACCATGTGCAAGTTCAGGAAATCGCTGGTGTTTCCCCAGACCGTGGACGCCGGGCTGCGGGTCGGCAAGCTGGGCAATTCCAGCGTGCGGTACGAGGTGGGGCTGTTCGCCGAGGGCGACGGGGAACCGGCGGCGTCGGGCCACTTCGTCCATGTCTTCGTGGAGCGCTCGACCATGCGGCCGGTGCCGATCCCCGACGCCCTGCGGGCCTGCATGGAGCGGCTGCTGGTGGCGTGA
- a CDS encoding alpha/beta fold hydrolase — protein MIENFMHRRFDLEGTEIDAAVGGEGPPLLLLHGYPQTHVTWHRVAPVLARRFTVVAPDLRGYGDSAPARDGDYSKRAMASDQVRLMARLGFDRFGVAGHDRGGRVAYRLALDHPGRVGRLAVLDMVPTLDMWEMMDAGMAMSVYHWLFLAQPDGLPESLIGADPAGYLIRTVRSWCADPDVPEPAALAEYVRCFRRPEVIHAACEDYRAGAGADREHDAADRTAGRRIACPVLALWARGGTDGRPYDPLAVWRRWADDVSGREIGCGHFLQEEAPDEVARALLAFFE, from the coding sequence TTGATCGAGAATTTTATGCATCGGCGTTTCGACCTGGAGGGGACGGAGATCGACGCCGCTGTCGGCGGCGAAGGCCCGCCGCTGCTGCTGCTCCACGGATATCCGCAGACCCACGTCACCTGGCACCGCGTCGCGCCCGTCCTGGCCCGGCGCTTCACCGTCGTGGCGCCTGACCTGAGAGGATACGGCGACAGCGCGCCGGCCCGGGACGGAGACTACTCGAAACGGGCCATGGCGTCCGACCAGGTCCGGCTGATGGCCCGGCTGGGCTTCGACCGGTTCGGCGTCGCGGGGCACGACCGGGGCGGCCGGGTCGCCTACCGGCTGGCGCTCGACCACCCCGGCCGCGTCGGCCGGCTGGCGGTCCTGGACATGGTGCCGACGCTGGACATGTGGGAGATGATGGATGCCGGCATGGCGATGTCCGTCTATCACTGGCTGTTCCTGGCGCAGCCCGACGGGCTGCCCGAAAGCCTGATCGGAGCCGATCCCGCCGGCTACCTGATCCGGACCGTGCGGAGCTGGTGCGCCGATCCGGACGTGCCGGAGCCGGCGGCCCTGGCCGAGTATGTCAGGTGCTTCCGGCGGCCGGAGGTGATCCATGCCGCCTGCGAGGACTACCGCGCCGGAGCCGGCGCCGACCGGGAGCACGACGCCGCCGACCGGACCGCCGGGCGGCGGATCGCCTGCCCCGTGCTGGCGCTGTGGGCGCGCGGCGGGACCGATGGCCGGCCCTACGACCCGCTCGCGGTGTGGCGCCGCTGGGCCGACGACGTTTCGGGCCGGGAGATCGGCTGCGGCCATTTCCTCCAGGAGGAGGCGCCCGACGAGGTCGCGCGTGCCCTGCTGGCGTTTTTCGAATAG